The Abditibacteriaceae bacterium genome includes a region encoding these proteins:
- a CDS encoding Xaa-Pro peptidase family protein yields MNSLTSQGCHTRQERMRAHLQAHDLDAALICESRYVHYFTGHWTKVHQFSSVLITPEATILSTGKPAETAFVDDARTYVANKTSTLVDDRRHAVLAPLLDSLKGRIGCDGGTPWDAVENRTDLSETLRTMRRTKDADEVALIRRAVEGTEAAYARAREILAPGVSEMHVYAEMLKTATETIGEPLGEFTQDFRAGAAGGAPRVRAVEDGELMPLDVSVWLRGYSCDLCRTFAVGTPTSAQQEAQRQIVAALDHVERTARAGGSCQKLYHEVNAMLNTDERWKFGHHLGHGIGLAPHEAPRLNPQWNDTFQVGDVFTAEPGVYGEILNAGIRIEQNYLVTESGLERLSHFPVEL; encoded by the coding sequence ATGAATTCTCTCACTTCCCAAGGCTGCCACACCCGACAAGAACGAATGCGCGCTCATTTGCAAGCGCACGACCTTGATGCCGCATTAATTTGCGAATCGCGTTACGTTCACTACTTCACCGGGCACTGGACGAAAGTGCATCAGTTTTCCTCTGTGCTCATCACGCCCGAGGCGACCATTCTTTCGACGGGCAAGCCCGCCGAAACCGCGTTTGTCGATGACGCGCGAACCTATGTCGCCAACAAAACTTCGACACTTGTCGATGATCGCCGCCATGCCGTTCTGGCTCCCCTGCTCGACAGTTTGAAAGGCCGTATCGGTTGCGATGGCGGAACGCCGTGGGATGCCGTTGAAAACCGCACCGATTTGAGCGAGACGCTGCGCACCATGCGGCGCACCAAGGACGCCGACGAAGTGGCCCTCATTCGTCGCGCTGTTGAGGGAACCGAAGCCGCTTACGCGCGGGCGCGCGAAATTCTTGCGCCCGGTGTTTCGGAAATGCACGTTTATGCGGAGATGTTGAAAACCGCGACCGAAACCATCGGCGAACCGCTGGGCGAATTTACGCAGGACTTTCGCGCGGGTGCCGCTGGCGGAGCGCCACGCGTCCGGGCGGTAGAAGACGGAGAGTTGATGCCGCTTGATGTTTCCGTTTGGCTACGCGGTTATTCGTGCGACTTGTGCCGCACTTTTGCGGTTGGCACACCCACATCAGCGCAGCAGGAAGCGCAGAGGCAAATCGTGGCGGCGCTGGATCACGTCGAGCGGACGGCACGTGCTGGCGGTAGTTGCCAGAAGCTATATCACGAAGTGAACGCGATGCTTAACACCGACGAACGCTGGAAATTCGGGCATCATCTGGGGCATGGAATCGGGCTGGCGCCGCACGAAGCGCCGCGCCTCAATCCACAGTGGAACGACACATTTCAGGTCGGCGATGTGTTCACGGCGGAGCCGGGTGTTTATGGAGAAATTCTTAACGCCGGCATCCGAATTGAGCAGAATTATCTAGTAACGGAATCGGGGTTGGAACGTTTGTCGCACTTTCCCGTTGAACTCTAA
- the murQ gene encoding N-acetylmuramic acid 6-phosphate etherase, which produces MENLSSLPTEQINNATRELSRVSTRDAMLLINDEDHKVAPAVRLCVDEIALAVDEIAARLARGGRLFYSGAGTSGRLGVVDASECPPTFGTDPELVQGIIAGGREAVFRSQEGAEDIRENGERDLAAKNLTADDCVVGIAASGRTPYVLGALEYGRKTGCFTAGITMNPAAPMKELCDEFIAPVVGPEALTGSTRMKAGTAQKLVLNMISTGVMLRLGHVEGNLMADVRPLCGKLEDRARRLVMELAHVDETRAQSALEANANNVRAAVESLK; this is translated from the coding sequence ATGGAAAATCTTTCTTCTCTGCCGACCGAGCAAATCAACAACGCGACGCGCGAATTAAGCCGCGTTTCGACACGCGATGCAATGCTGCTCATTAACGACGAAGACCACAAAGTTGCGCCTGCAGTGCGGCTTTGCGTCGATGAAATCGCGCTCGCGGTGGATGAAATCGCGGCGCGGCTGGCGCGTGGCGGACGCCTGTTTTATTCGGGCGCCGGTACTTCAGGACGACTTGGGGTTGTCGATGCGAGCGAATGCCCTCCGACATTCGGCACCGACCCGGAATTAGTGCAAGGCATTATCGCGGGCGGGCGCGAAGCGGTTTTCCGTTCGCAGGAGGGCGCAGAAGATATTCGAGAAAACGGCGAACGCGATTTGGCCGCAAAAAACTTGACTGCCGATGATTGCGTTGTTGGAATTGCCGCTTCGGGTCGCACGCCGTATGTTTTGGGCGCGTTGGAGTACGGTCGAAAAACGGGCTGTTTCACTGCCGGTATTACGATGAATCCCGCAGCGCCGATGAAAGAATTGTGCGACGAGTTCATCGCGCCAGTTGTCGGGCCGGAAGCGCTCACCGGTTCTACGCGCATGAAAGCAGGCACCGCACAAAAACTAGTGCTTAATATGATTTCCACTGGCGTGATGCTTCGGCTCGGCCACGTCGAAGGCAACCTGATGGCCGATGTGCGCCCACTTTGCGGCAAGCTGGAAGATCGCGCCCGCCGCTTGGTGATGGAACTGGCGCACGTCGACGAAACCCGAGCCCAGTCCGCTCTTGAAGCGAACGCGAATAATGTGCGCGCTGCTGTTGAGTCGTTGAAATAA
- a CDS encoding metallophosphoesterase — MNLRAPQLSTLPQPQSEPFRILVLSDLHIPAHLEATRLIFDNAPHLRRMDFVVLLGDMVGSYGTPREYEHIAKFLKQLERPYAAIPGNHEFYFETDEDLQWGKGSRWEEATADIKVGKLSNFRAFYGIEQLWRAQHTPLGSFLFLSLDDVEQTKPETISLEQRAWLQEQLQVQPELPAYIFCHAPVMFERRLDMTYYDEYRTACVEFAPDDFAAFVERKAPVFWMSGHIHLRPDHYMFPAYLAHNNVWQVHCPDSWGYSRWLREQHSPQRHGDIYSRHLEVAHNELALVTHHHNKREDIARQTINW; from the coding sequence ATGAACCTTCGTGCGCCTCAACTTTCGACGTTGCCCCAGCCGCAGAGCGAACCGTTTCGCATCTTGGTCCTTTCGGACTTGCACATTCCCGCGCACCTGGAAGCGACGCGCCTGATTTTCGACAACGCGCCGCATTTACGCCGCATGGATTTCGTCGTGCTGTTGGGCGATATGGTTGGCAGTTATGGCACGCCGCGCGAATACGAACACATCGCGAAATTTTTGAAGCAGCTCGAACGGCCTTACGCAGCGATTCCCGGCAATCACGAATTTTATTTTGAAACCGACGAAGACCTTCAGTGGGGCAAAGGCTCGCGCTGGGAGGAAGCCACCGCCGACATAAAAGTTGGAAAGCTGTCGAATTTCCGCGCCTTCTATGGAATTGAGCAGTTGTGGCGCGCGCAGCACACGCCGCTCGGTTCGTTTCTATTTCTGAGTCTCGATGATGTCGAGCAAACCAAGCCTGAAACGATTTCTCTCGAACAGCGCGCGTGGCTGCAGGAGCAATTGCAGGTTCAGCCCGAACTTCCAGCCTACATTTTCTGCCATGCGCCGGTGATGTTCGAGCGCCGCCTCGACATGACGTATTACGACGAATACCGGACAGCGTGCGTCGAGTTCGCGCCCGACGACTTCGCCGCGTTCGTCGAACGCAAAGCCCCTGTTTTCTGGATGAGCGGCCATATTCATTTGCGCCCCGACCACTATATGTTTCCGGCGTATCTGGCACACAACAACGTGTGGCAGGTGCATTGTCCCGACAGTTGGGGCTATTCGCGATGGCTGCGCGAGCAGCATTCGCCCCAGCGTCATGGCGATATCTATTCGCGCCATCTGGAAGTTGCACACAACGAACTAGCTCTGGTGACGCATCACCACAACAAGCGCGAAGATATCGCGCGTCAAACAATTAATTGGTAG